The following proteins are co-located in the Dehalococcoides mccartyi 195 genome:
- the lepB gene encoding signal peptidase I, whose protein sequence is MNAANLKSLLMELAGIILVALVIFGISKVTLSYSIVDGSSMDPTLKDEQRLLVNKLAYLFGEPQRGDIIVFPPPEQYSYENDFIKRIIGLPGDSVEVKEDGTVYINDQPLSEPYVVYPKAFPTTKVYVPEGQYYVMGDNRVVSLDSRYGFFVAREDIVGKAWVSVWPLGEFHFLSVLPILLIMKRD, encoded by the coding sequence ATGAATGCTGCAAACTTGAAAAGCCTCCTGATGGAACTAGCCGGTATAATCCTGGTAGCTTTGGTTATCTTCGGAATATCAAAAGTCACCCTGTCCTACTCTATTGTAGACGGAAGCAGCATGGACCCCACCCTCAAAGACGAACAGCGCCTGCTGGTAAATAAGCTTGCATACCTGTTCGGAGAACCCCAGCGGGGCGATATTATAGTTTTCCCCCCTCCGGAACAGTATTCTTATGAAAATGACTTTATAAAGAGGATTATCGGGCTGCCGGGTGACTCGGTAGAAGTAAAAGAAGACGGTACAGTCTATATAAATGACCAACCCTTATCCGAGCCGTATGTTGTTTATCCCAAAGCTTTCCCCACCACCAAGGTTTATGTGCCGGAAGGGCAGTACTATGTAATGGGAGACAACCGGGTAGTCAGTCTTGACTCCCGTTACGGGTTTTTTGTGGCCAGGGAAGATATTGTGGGCAAGGCCTGGGTATCAGTCTGGCCTCTGGGTGAATTTCACTTCTTGTCTGTTTTGCCTATTTTGCTCATAATGAAACGGGATTAG
- the pyrE gene encoding orotate phosphoribosyltransferase yields MEDVETLFEKTGAILKGHFLLTSGLHSPIYWEKFRIIENPEYNQQLCGMIAEHYKDKGIELVAGPTTGGIVLAHEIARQMGLKCVFAEKIADSERGFRRGFVIKPGAKVLVVDDILTTGKSVREVLAAVKKAGGEVAGIGVLVDRSDTALQFNAPVFSCLRSATTTYKPEDCPLCRQGLPLTKHGSS; encoded by the coding sequence ATGGAAGACGTAGAAACACTCTTTGAAAAGACCGGAGCAATACTGAAGGGTCATTTTCTGTTGACTTCGGGACTGCACTCCCCCATTTACTGGGAAAAATTCAGAATCATTGAAAACCCGGAATATAACCAGCAGCTTTGCGGCATGATAGCCGAGCATTACAAAGACAAAGGGATAGAACTGGTAGCCGGCCCTACCACCGGGGGTATAGTTTTAGCCCATGAAATAGCCCGCCAGATGGGGCTGAAATGTGTTTTTGCCGAAAAAATTGCCGACAGCGAGCGCGGTTTCCGGCGGGGTTTCGTAATAAAACCGGGAGCCAAAGTGCTGGTGGTAGATGATATATTAACCACCGGCAAATCTGTCCGCGAGGTGCTGGCTGCGGTTAAAAAAGCCGGGGGTGAAGTGGCAGGCATAGGCGTACTGGTAGACCGCTCTGATACCGCTCTGCAGTTTAACGCCCCTGTTTTCAGCTGTCTGCGTTCAGCCACCACTACTTACAAACCGGAGGATTGCCCGCTTTGCCGCCAGGGTCTGCCCCTGACCAAACACGGCAGCAGTTAA
- a CDS encoding SIMPL domain-containing protein has translation MDKKILLPIVSGLLVVSLAGGVVGCAASTTDETDTTDSPGVIWSQQNTGVWVNGSGEVVVSPDVAILTLGVESMGASIDAAQAQAAQAMNAIINSLKANGVLETDIKTSSYYISPVTEWVDNRSTIVGYRVSNQAEVKIRQIAQTGSILDEAVRAGGDDSRVNGLYFSIDDPSAAYEQARTLAIQDAKARAEQMASVAGISLGKLIYITETSNYIPRWDYSKDTGMVSSAPEITPISSGETTVTVTVQAVYSIK, from the coding sequence ATGGACAAAAAAATATTATTGCCTATAGTAAGCGGGTTACTGGTAGTTTCACTAGCCGGAGGCGTAGTGGGTTGTGCTGCCAGCACTACTGATGAAACAGATACAACGGACAGCCCCGGTGTTATCTGGAGCCAGCAGAATACTGGTGTCTGGGTAAACGGCAGCGGTGAGGTAGTTGTAAGCCCTGATGTAGCCATTTTGACCCTGGGGGTAGAGAGCATGGGTGCCAGTATTGATGCCGCCCAGGCCCAGGCCGCCCAGGCTATGAACGCCATTATAAACTCTCTCAAAGCCAACGGAGTGCTGGAAACCGATATCAAGACCAGCAGCTACTATATCTCTCCTGTTACCGAATGGGTTGATAACAGATCGACTATTGTAGGTTACAGGGTAAGCAATCAGGCTGAGGTAAAAATCCGCCAGATTGCTCAGACCGGCAGTATTCTGGATGAGGCCGTCAGGGCTGGCGGAGATGACAGCCGGGTAAACGGGCTGTATTTCTCAATAGATGACCCCTCTGCCGCTTATGAGCAGGCCCGCACTTTGGCTATTCAGGATGCCAAGGCCAGAGCCGAACAGATGGCTTCGGTAGCAGGTATATCTTTGGGTAAACTTATCTACATCACCGAAACCAGCAACTATATACCCCGCTGGGATTACTCCAAAGATACAGGTATGGTAAGCTCTGCTCCTGAAATTACCCCCATTAGTTCAGGGGAAACCACCGTAACGGTAACTGTCCAGGCTGTTTACAGTATAAAATAA